From a single Capsicum annuum cultivar UCD-10X-F1 chromosome 12, UCD10Xv1.1, whole genome shotgun sequence genomic region:
- the LOC107851350 gene encoding cation/H(+) antiporter 18 produces MEHPCPSPMKATSNGLFQGDNPLNFALPLAILQICLVLVVTRGLAYLLRPLRQPRVVAEIIGGILLGPSALGRNKGYLNAVFPPKSITVLDTLANIGLLFFLFLAGLELDVKSLRQSGNKVLAIAFAGISLPFALGIGSSFTLRGTINKGVNATSFLVFMGVALSITAFPVLARILAELKLLTTNVGRMAMSAAAINDVAAWILLALAIALSGDHLSPTVSLWVFLCGCGFIIGASMIVPPIFKWMSWHCHEGEPVDEMYICGTLAAVLAAGLVTDIIGIHAMFGAFVIGVLVPKEGPFAGALVEKVEDLVSGLFLPLYFVSSGLKTNVATIQGLQSWGLLVLVIFTACFGKIVGTFIVSLLWKIPKNEAVALGFLMNSKGLVELIVLNIGKDRKVLNDQTFAIMVLMALFTTFITTPLVLAVYKPAKMLSKSDYKHRRIERKSPNTQLRILSCFRNSRNIPSIINLLEASRGTERGERLCVYAMHLMEFSERPSAILMVHKARDNGLPFWNKGQRSSNHVVVAFEAFQQLSQVSVRPMTSISSLTDMHEDICITAERKKIAIIILPYHKNLRLDGSFELTRPDFHLVNKKVLEHASCSVGIFVDRGLGGTAQISASNVSFSITVLFFGGHDDREALAYGARMAEHPGVELTVIRFRDVEVDTSEGIVSIDAEGTPAATLVSSDEEFLADFRRSIADDSSIKYEEKNIQSVSETITILRDYCRCSLFLVGRMPNGVVALALSQRSDCPELGPIGSLLTSPDFSTTASVLVVQQYYDKSYAKSSQQMVEDLVPEK; encoded by the exons ATGGAACATCCTTGTCCATCTCCGATGAAGGCCACGTCTAATGGCCTTTTTCAAGGGGATAATCCACTGAATTTTGCACTTCCGCTGGCCATTTTACAGATATGTTTAGTTCTTGTTGTCACAAGAGGTCTTGCCTATTTGCTGCGGCCGCTACGACAACCACGTGTAGTTGCTGAGATTATT GGAGGAATACTGCTGGGACCATCAGCCCTTGGTCGAAATAAAGGCTATTTGAATGCAGTATTCCCGCCAAAGAGCATCACTGTCTTAGACACTTTGGCAAACATTGGTCTCCTGTTCTTTTTATTTCTAGCTGGCCTAGAACTAGATGTCAAGTCATTGCGTCAGAGTGGAAACAAAGTCCTTGCCATTGCTTTTGCAGGAATTAGTCTTCCGTTTGCTCTGGGGATTGGCTCTTCATTTACTCTTCGTGGAACCATAAATAAAGGTGTAAATGCTACTTCTTTTCTTGTGTTCATGGGTGTAGCGCTTTCTATAACTGCATTTCCTGTTCTGGCACGGATTTTGGCTGAGCTGAAACTTTTAACTACTAATGTTGGGAGAATGGCCATGTCCGCGGCAGCAATTAATGATGTGGCAGCTTGGATTTTACTTGCTCTTGCCATTGCTTTATCTGGTGATCATTTATCCCCTACTGTGTCACTTTGGGTTTTCCTCTGTGGTTGTGGCTTCATCATTGGCGCCAGTATGATTGTGCCACCAATTTTTAAGTGGATGTCTTGGCATTGCCATGAAGGTGAACCTGTGGATGAGATGTATATATGTGGTACTTTAGCTGCTGTACTTGCAGCTGGATTGGTCACTGATATTATTGGAATTCACGCAATGTTTGGGGCTTTTGTGATTGGAGTTCTAGTTCCAAAGGAGGGGCCATTTGCAGGTGCACTGGTTGAAAAAGTTGAGGACCTTGTATCTGGTCTTTTCCTCCCGTTATACTTCGTCTCAAGTGGTCTAAAAACGAACGTTGCTACAATCCAAGGTTTACAATCATGGGGTTTGCTAGTTCTGGTCATATTTACAGCTTGCTTCGGGAAGATTGTTGGCACTTTTATAGTTTCCCTTCTCTGGAAGATTCCCAAAAATGAGGCTGTTGCTCTTGGATTTCTTATGAACAGTAAGGGACTAGTGGAGCTGATTGTCCTTAATATTGGTAAAGATAGAAAG GTATTGAATGATCAAACTTTTGCTATCATGGTTCTGATGGCTCTCTTCACGACCTTTATTACCACACCGTTGGTTCTGGCTGTTTACAAGCCAGCAAAAATGCTAAGCAAAAGCGACTATAAGCATAGAAGAATAGAAAGGAAAAGTCCAAATACTCAACTGCGAATACTGTCCTGCTTCCGTAATTCCAGAAATATCCCATCGATCATTAATCTCCTTGAGGCCTCACGTGGGACCGAGAGGGGAGAAAGGCTTTGTGTATATGCAATGCATCTCATGGAGTTCTCGGAGAGACCATCAGCTATCTTAATGGTACACAAGGCTAGAGATAATGGCTTGCCCTTCTGGAATAAGGGTCAGCGGTCATCTAACCACGTTGTTGTGGCGTTCGAGGCTTTCCAACAATTAAGTCAGGTCTCTGTGCGTCCAATGACATCAATCTCATCACTCACTGACATGCATGAAGATATATGCATTACTGCTGAGAGGAAAAAGATAGCAATCATTATTTTACCATACCACAAGAATCTGAGGCTCGACGGCTCATTTGAGTTGACTCGACCTGATTTTCACTTGGTTAACAAAAAGGTTCTTGAACACGCTTCATGTTCAGTAGGTATATTTGTTGATCGTGGACTTGGTGGTACTGCACAGATATCTGCAAGTAACGTTTCCTTTTCGATTACCGTTCTCTTTTTTGGGGGCCATGATGATCGTGAAGCACTTGCTTATGGGGCTCGTATGGCTGAGCACCCAGGAGTCGAGTTAACAGTCATTCGCTTCCGTGATGTGGAGGTAGATACCTCAGAAGGGATAGTAAGCATAGATGCAGAAGGCACCCCTGCTGCAACATTAGTTTCTTCTGATGAGGAATTTCTTGCTGATTTCAGAAGGAGTATAGCAGACGACAGTTCCATTAAATATGAAGAGAAGAACATCCAAAGTGTGTCGGAAACAATTACTATCCTACGTGATTACTGTCGATGCAGTTTGTTTCTGGTTGGTCGAATGCCTAATGGTGTAGTCGCTCTTGCATTGAGCCAGAGGAGTGATTGTCCTGAACTCGGGCCAATCGGGAGCTTGTTGACTTCACCAGATTTCTCCACAACAGCGTCAGTCCTGGTGGTGCAACAGTATTATGATAAGTCATATGCAAAA